A segment of the Triplophysa rosa unplaced genomic scaffold, Trosa_1v2 scaffold57_ERROPOS2633229, whole genome shotgun sequence genome:
TCACCCGAAATATTTCCTCTCCTGTTGTTTTTGATGGCAActctttgcaaaaataaaaattctctctgaTGATTTCACCATCCACAAAGCGCACGTTTGCTAATAGCTGAGCATTCCCACTTATGTCTGTTGATTCATCAATTTGGAGTGCAAATTTGacgctagtttttattttttccagtacAACACTCTCAATGTCAGCGGACATATCGTCAATGCGTCTGGCGATTGAATTGTTTGAAACGGGcacttttgcaatttctttggcagcatttgaacccaacattgttttcacaattgCTTTGCATGCAGACATAATTAATGACTCCACCACCGTATGTGGCTTTTTCGATTTTGCCACTAAACCAGCAACCAGGTAGCTAGCTTCGAGAGCTTTTTCAGACACTGTGGTACTCTTTCTCATCAAAGAAGCCTGTTTCTCCGTTTGATTTCTCAAACGCACAAAATAGTTTGTCTATTTttaataagtgatggatgttttgtttgtaaatgacgTTTAAGCTTGCTAGGAACCATTGCATGGTTAGATAGTTTTTCTCCACAGACTAAGCATAAGGGTAGTGCTGCCGAGCGATCCCCGGTGAAAGTGAATCCATATGACAGATAACTGTCGCTGTATTGTCTTGAGCTCACcgtttttgctttctttcctgTGTCTCCACTGCTAGAAGACCCAGGTTCCGATTCAGGGTCGTTAGATtttcttttcaagaatttatCCATGTTTTCCCGTTGGTTTTAGTAGCGTGGTCGTAATTATGTGTGGAATTCGCACATGGGAAAATCGCGGGCTACGAGGTCACGTATACGTACAGTCTCCTGGATGAGATCACGTATACATGGTCAAATACGCGATGAGGTCACAGttggtttacttttaattgtaaaacattgctgtacatctatattttatttattattattaaaaattggCCATTTTCCACGGCACACCGGACAACTTGTCACGGCACagcggttgggaaacactgggttaagccacttaaaggtacggtaggcctacttgtgtgtgtacaagatcaggatggcaccacctccgcctcattttgagccaggaaaaaccctggctCCCTTTATGCCTATTTGTCTAACATATATCAGAccttgataaaaaataaattgctcaaaaaacaatgtttttgtaatgtttgttttccctATTTTTACATCGCCCAGTAAACCATGAACAAATCGGTCAACAACATATGCCACTGTTGCAtttggtaaataaaatgaatgcctgtgagaaaacaagaTGAATGAATGGCTATGGCAGCAGTTCGACAGGAAAAAGTTTTCCCTACTTCCGGTCTCTGTCGCCATTGTGAAATAGGTGAATGATCTATTATAAGTCGTAGACCTGCATTACAGTTAGTATGTAGTAGTATATTTGCACTGTGGCATACATGTGGTTGCATATAGTATGTATACCTTTGAATGTGCATATAGTTTCACATAGTATTGTGTACATTCATTGTTGTATGCATATAGTCAAGATATATAAAACACGTATGTTGTTCTCATTTATTACTGAAGTGCCGAAGAATCTCCTACTCTGTCTTACTTCACCAGGTGACACcgacatgaaatgtgaaaatgttccTGCTGTAGAGGAAGGTGATGTAAATGAAGGTTCTGAAGGCGGTAGAGGACATGAGTCAGTGTCTGACTCAAACTCCTCTCAGTTTCCTTTGGACACTCAGGGCTCCCCACAAGAAAACAGGAGCAGCCCAGCAGAGGACAACGTGGACAGAATAGAGCCAGGTCAGTTTTTTGAAAGAAATGTGAATTTGGTGATAGCCTATTCGGGTCAACTGGAAAGCATTTTACATTGTCCATCTCTGACACCGATATCCACTTTTAAACGTCTAAACCACAATCACAGTTTTCTTATATATTACTATCCACAAGAcctaaagggatactccacccaaaaatgaaaagtctgtcatgaattattcaccctcaggttgttccaaacctgtataaattcctttgttcggttgaacacaaagaatgatatttggaagaatgttagcatctgacagttctgaggcaccattatatatacagtatatatttatttatacaggtttagaacaacttgagggtgagtaattcatgacagaattttcatttttgggtggaattTCCCTTTAACTATgggtacatttttatttacacaccTTTGTTGCAAAATGTCTTTAGGTAGTCTGTGCGCAGTGAGATAGCAAAGGTATGTTTTGGGTTTAATTCGTGTTTAGTTAACCCTATTGAAAGTAGCCATGATATACTGTCAAATGCGTCTATAGTTTACACCCCCAAGCAAAAATGACATTCACagaattcatttaatttataataaaccCATAGCATTCTTCATTTATAATAAACCCATTACACTCTTTGTTCTATTTTCCttaataattttaaatacaaaagctTGTTGTACTATGAAAGCAAATTTTCAGAGTTCTTAAAAAGTCAGAAGTGAATTATAGTGCTTCTGAGGTGTACTGTACATGTCATGACAGTGTCATGTGCTATCTTAAGCTGCAGGAAGCATATATAATTTTGCTGTGAAATATTGCTGTGCTCcagaagaacaaagaaaatgattgaaatttgtgctgttttttgtaaatttatTATCGGAACATTTTTCTGATTGATCGCATCTCTGGAAAGTCATTTCAGTATGATCTTACCCAACTGTGAAGAAcaatttttattaaaagaaagtTTCATACCACAACTTCAGGCAGTGGCAAAATAGCTGTGGCTTTCTTTACTAACTTCAGATTTGCTGTTGTAAGGcttatttctgcatttatgtATGATTTTGAAATATAAATCTATAAATTTACTTACTGCCTCCTCTAGGTCAGCAATTCTCCattcacactttcatttgttccTTTTGTGGAACTCTCTGCCCCGACTCATTGTTCCTGGAGGAACATATAAAGCTCATGCACCATGACGAGAGAACCCAGGCTCTGCAGTCACCTCTGGGAGCTTCCTCCTCTCGTGGGGATGGTGATTCGGGTGAGGCAGGGCGAGCTCTGGGGTGCCCTGAAAGACCTGTTGTAAGGGGGGGACTTGTGAAAAAAGTGGAAGGTGGTTATGAATGTGACGACTGTGGCCGTCATTTCAACTATTTGGGCAACTTGCGACAGCACCAGCGGATCCACACTGGCGAAAAACCGTTTGTCTGCCCCGAGTGCGGTGAACGTTTCCGTCATGCCGCACGTCTCAAGAGTCACCGTCTTAGCCACAGTGGGGCACAGAGCCCTTTTCCTTGCCCTCAGTGCGGTAAAGGCTTCCCGGTGCTGTCTGGACTCAAGCGTCACCAGCGTGTACATACTGGAGAAAGCCCATATGCTTGTCCCCAGTGCGGGCGCAGATTTAAGGAGCTGGGCAATTTATATACGCACATGCGCATTCACAGCGGGGCCACGCCCTATTCATGTTATCAGTGTGGGCGGAGTTTTAGACATTTAGGGACATACAAGAGCCATCGCTGTATGCCTGCTACTCAGTTACCCAGTGGGCATAGTCCAGCATGGGCACAGGAGGACAAGGTGCAAACTGGGTAAAACCAAGTCACACAAAGTTAAAGATATGCTCCTAAAGTGGTGACCTCAACGGCTGGTTCAGGTTGAGTTTTATTCGCAGGACAgctgaccacagatgtgagtgGTTTCATGAGTGGTCTAATAGATAGAATGGGCCTGTAGCAAGGAAATCTCAGTAAGGTCACTCACCTGTCTGCTAACAGTATGTTGTTTCATCAACCAATATCAAGACATTTAGGTACATCTTGAAGCTGGATGGATTAACCTACTTATTTATGTTAGTCGACATTCTTTTCAGCAGTATCTTGCTGCCCATtagatgtatttaaaaaaaattgcaataATATGAGTCAGTATTTCAAACATGAAAGGTTCAAAGTGTTCATACATCAGATTTTAGGATTCCACTAAATTAATATTGTTATGTTGCCTGTACCTCATCTCACACCTGGGGCCTGTTGCATAAACATAGCCATGACACTAACTGAGAACATTAATAGTTTAAATCTATTCACGAACCATCAAAGATGTACACAAAAGAAATCTCCAgtgaattttctttttctttgaaaactcttcctcttcttattgtctattttttatatttgctaCTGTATAGCACAATAAAAAGGCAATTTTTTAATCTAGAGCAGTTGACATTTTATTGATTTCGATGAAAACATagattttaacaaaaagttaGACAGGGGGCCATCAGTCTTAACTTTTTGTCTTAAATTAGACCATCTAAGATTTTATGCAATTGACTTAAAAAGTAAACACTAGTCTTGACAGAAAAAATAGACGACTAACTTGTAGGACTAGTCTAAAACAGTTTTATGCAACTGGCCTGATTCAACTTATCAGCTCATTAGTAGAGGCTGCAAAACTGGTGTGTCAGTtaaggtttgtgtttatttggctgtttttgTTTCTCCTTTATGCAATTGACATATGGTGTTCAAGGcatgatttaaaatgtattccagggtaatatatacaattttacgattacagtgccttgcaaaagtattcatcccccttcattttattcacattttattatgctgctgccttatcttaaactacttaaaacatttttttttacattaatctacactccatgcacaataatgacaaaacaaaaaactgatttttttattcactgGCGACTCGGCCATAAAGCCCAgagggtctcatttataaatgttgcgtatgCACAAAATGGGGCTGGAAACG
Coding sequences within it:
- the znf16l gene encoding zinc finger protein 16-like yields the protein MDRKRNHGYIETGQSSEPQSAFIDITGPFKRDDEDFSVLEADEQLVCSVTEITEHLGRNITVVLESALSEIRKLVSVRIRVLKMELREKCDEIELLKAKLESTEKDGRVSNSGIPECRKTEHQPGQKYSADPKKAKPGMPVVKKENINAICDYLMKDKNQRGGAEVESDQTFGVDRERTQSQTHASLGLWTDSGHGDTDTDIFNMLPSASKRMYDYEWMTGVELNSTEFKGDTDMKCENVPAVEEGDVNEGSEGGRGHESVSDSNSSQFPLDTQGSPQENRSSPAEDNVDRIEPGQQFSIHTFICSFCGTLCPDSLFLEEHIKLMHHDERTQALQSPLGASSSRGDGDSGEAGRALGCPERPVVRGGLVKKVEGGYECDDCGRHFNYLGNLRQHQRIHTGEKPFVCPECGERFRHAARLKSHRLSHSGAQSPFPCPQCGKGFPVLSGLKRHQRVHTGESPYACPQCGRRFKELGNLYTHMRIHSGATPYSCYQCGRSFRHLGTYKSHRCMPATQLPSGHSPAWAQEDKVQTG